A stretch of Verrucomicrobiota bacterium DNA encodes these proteins:
- a CDS encoding ligase-associated DNA damage response DEXH box helicase, producing the protein MRIRERIDQWFAQQGWQPFDFQKDLWQAYAAGESGLLHAPTGQGKTLAAFLAPLLAHTPSGPAPSVAPLTILWLTPLRALASDTAQSLERPLLDLDLPWTVATRTGDTSATQRKKLKQRLPSCLVTTPESLALFLTYPETRQRFRHLRCVIVDEWHELMGTKRGVQTELNLARLRAWLPELRTWGLSATLGNLDEAREALLGSELAQRARTLQGRAFKKIEIETLLPEEIERFPWSGHLGIRMLPQVVKRLHAAHSTLLFTNTRSQSEIWFQALLDFQPELAGRIALHHGSIDRKARQLAEEGLKQGDLLAVVCTSSLDLGVDFSPVDQVVQIGSPKGIARLLQRAGRSGHAPGQVSRILGVPTNAFELVEFAAARDSLEIGQVEPRTPLRNSLDVLVQHLVTCALGGGFEPAAMQKEVLSSHAFAELSEADWEWALRFVTTGGRALGAYPHYRKVVELEGLHRVTDRQLAQTHRMTIGTITSDTAISVRYANGQRLGTVEEWFISGIKPGGQFAFSGKRLELVRFRDLVATVKPASQPKKGQIPSWQGGKAPLSSELALAVAERLAQPASPDDPIELSKVRPILDLQQSWSHLPSRERLLIELTETREGQHAFLYPFAGRLAHEGLGNLVAFRLARENPASISISVNDYGFELRARQGLFLDRESWRQALVPANLLDDLLACLNTAELAKHHFREISRVAGLVLQGFPGQPKSNRSLQASSGLLYEVFAQYDPENRLLGQARREILERQLDLTRLKATLERLETIEIDLLYCPRLTPLAFPLWAQQLHTHLSTEDATTRLENMLADLTQEASRGKVESPEVLS; encoded by the coding sequence ATGCGCATTCGGGAAAGGATTGACCAATGGTTCGCCCAGCAAGGCTGGCAGCCCTTTGACTTTCAAAAAGACCTTTGGCAAGCCTACGCCGCAGGAGAAAGCGGTCTTCTTCACGCGCCCACCGGCCAAGGGAAAACCCTGGCTGCCTTCCTGGCTCCCCTTCTGGCCCACACGCCCTCCGGGCCAGCGCCTTCGGTCGCGCCTCTCACCATTCTTTGGCTGACACCGCTGCGCGCCCTCGCGAGCGATACCGCCCAGAGCTTGGAGCGACCTCTCCTCGACCTCGACCTTCCCTGGACCGTGGCCACCCGCACCGGGGACACCTCCGCCACCCAGCGCAAAAAGCTCAAGCAACGCTTGCCTAGCTGCTTGGTCACGACCCCGGAATCCTTGGCGCTCTTTTTGACTTACCCTGAAACCCGGCAGCGCTTTCGGCATCTGCGCTGTGTCATCGTCGATGAATGGCATGAACTCATGGGCACCAAACGGGGCGTGCAAACGGAGCTCAACCTGGCGCGGCTTCGCGCTTGGCTGCCCGAGCTGAGAACCTGGGGATTGTCCGCCACGCTGGGAAACTTGGACGAAGCCCGCGAGGCTCTCCTCGGAAGCGAGCTCGCCCAGCGGGCCCGCACCCTCCAAGGACGGGCTTTCAAAAAGATCGAAATCGAAACCCTCCTCCCAGAGGAAATCGAGCGCTTCCCCTGGTCCGGGCACTTGGGCATCCGCATGCTGCCCCAGGTCGTGAAACGACTCCATGCCGCTCACTCCACCCTTCTCTTCACCAACACCCGCAGCCAAAGTGAAATCTGGTTCCAAGCCCTCCTCGACTTCCAGCCGGAACTGGCCGGCCGCATAGCTCTCCATCACGGCTCCATTGATCGCAAGGCTCGCCAGCTAGCCGAAGAAGGCCTCAAGCAAGGAGACCTCCTGGCGGTGGTCTGCACCTCGTCCCTCGACCTCGGGGTGGACTTCTCCCCCGTGGATCAAGTGGTGCAAATTGGCTCTCCCAAGGGCATCGCACGGCTCCTCCAGCGGGCGGGTCGCTCGGGCCATGCGCCCGGCCAAGTGAGCCGGATTCTCGGCGTGCCTACGAATGCCTTTGAGCTGGTGGAATTCGCTGCCGCGCGGGACTCCCTCGAAATCGGCCAAGTGGAACCTCGCACCCCCTTGCGAAACAGCCTGGATGTCCTGGTGCAACACCTGGTCACCTGCGCTCTCGGAGGGGGCTTCGAGCCCGCCGCCATGCAGAAAGAAGTCCTCTCCAGCCACGCCTTCGCCGAGCTGAGCGAGGCGGACTGGGAATGGGCGCTGCGCTTTGTCACCACCGGTGGGCGCGCCCTCGGCGCCTACCCGCACTACCGCAAGGTCGTGGAGCTAGAGGGACTCCACCGGGTCACCGACCGGCAGCTGGCCCAGACCCACCGCATGACCATCGGCACCATCACGAGTGATACCGCCATCTCGGTCCGCTACGCCAACGGGCAGCGGCTGGGCACGGTCGAAGAATGGTTCATCAGTGGCATCAAGCCCGGAGGCCAATTCGCCTTCTCTGGCAAGCGCTTGGAACTGGTGCGTTTTCGAGACTTGGTGGCGACCGTCAAACCAGCCAGCCAACCCAAAAAGGGCCAGATCCCCTCTTGGCAAGGCGGGAAAGCCCCCCTCTCGAGTGAACTGGCCTTGGCCGTGGCCGAGCGCTTGGCGCAGCCCGCCTCTCCCGACGACCCCATTGAGCTGAGCAAGGTCCGCCCCATCCTCGATCTCCAGCAGAGTTGGTCCCACCTCCCCTCGCGCGAACGCCTCCTCATCGAACTGACCGAAACCCGGGAGGGACAACACGCCTTTCTCTATCCCTTCGCGGGCCGCCTGGCCCACGAAGGCTTGGGCAACCTGGTGGCCTTCCGTCTCGCCCGCGAAAACCCCGCCTCCATTAGCATCTCAGTGAACGACTACGGCTTCGAGCTACGGGCACGTCAGGGTCTCTTTCTCGATCGAGAAAGTTGGCGGCAAGCGCTTGTTCCGGCAAATCTATTGGATGACTTGCTGGCCTGCCTCAACACCGCCGAACTGGCCAAACACCACTTCCGGGAAATCTCCCGCGTGGCCGGTCTCGTGCTCCAAGGCTTCCCGGGCCAACCCAAAAGCAATCGCTCTCTCCAAGCCAGCAGCGGCCTTCTCTATGAGGTCTTCGCCCAGTATGATCCGGAAAACCGCCTCCTAGGCCAAGCCCGTCGGGAAATCCTCGAACGCCAGCTCGATCTCACGCGACTCAAAGCCACCCTCGAGCGGCTGGAAACCATTGAAATCGACCTCCTCTACTGTCCCCGCCTGACCCCCTTGGCCTTCCCCCTCTGGGCCCAGCAGCTCCACACCCACCTCAGCACCGAAGACGCCACCACCCGACTGGAAAACATGCTGGCCGACCTCACCCAGGAAGCCAGCCGCGGAAAAGTCGAATCTCCAGAAGTGCTCTCCTGA
- a CDS encoding methylated-DNA--[protein]-cysteine S-methyltransferase yields MKRGIASSPFGPLLLAGTEESLSVVFFAMATQTERLDQLYPEASWQKDDCWAEKMAAKILRGPSLPLRLEPLGTAFQKKVWTALQTIPSGSTRSYSQIARQIGQPGSARAVGQAVGANPLALVIPCHRVLPSSGGLGGYRWGVERKRALLAWESRDRRRVGSPTPAPPSSQQQNEGGGGVIPSCRIKW; encoded by the coding sequence ATGAAGCGCGGAATCGCCTCCAGCCCCTTCGGACCCCTCCTGCTGGCCGGAACCGAAGAGTCTCTCTCAGTCGTCTTTTTTGCGATGGCCACCCAAACCGAGCGGCTGGACCAACTCTACCCCGAGGCAAGCTGGCAAAAGGACGACTGCTGGGCAGAAAAGATGGCCGCCAAAATTCTCCGCGGCCCCTCCCTCCCCCTTCGCTTGGAACCCTTGGGCACCGCCTTCCAAAAGAAGGTTTGGACCGCCCTGCAAACGATTCCCAGTGGCAGCACTCGGAGCTACAGCCAAATCGCCCGCCAAATAGGCCAGCCTGGCAGCGCGCGCGCTGTCGGCCAAGCGGTGGGAGCCAACCCACTCGCCCTCGTGATCCCCTGCCACCGGGTGCTTCCGAGCTCGGGCGGTCTGGGAGGCTATCGCTGGGGAGTCGAGCGGAAACGAGCCCTTCTGGCCTGGGAAAGCAGAGACCGGCGGCGCGTCGGATCCCCCACCCCCGCGCCTCCTTCGAGCCAGCAGCAAAATGAGGGGGGCGGAGGCGTAATACCAAGCTGCCGGATAAAGTGGTAG
- a CDS encoding citrate synthase encodes MSATPTIARGLEGIIAAETRIGEVIGQDGKLIYSGFNINDLAGRVCYEEVIYLLWHNRLPGKSELEQLKTALAAERELPQFVIDFLHSAPKSAKPIDVMRTAISMLGCVDTVRPLLDTPENQQIAIKLVAQIGVIAAYFHRARQRLDLPPVRKDLGEAAHFLYLMTGEEPGPEAVKTLDLAYVLHAEHGFNASTFTARVVASTLSDVYSAVSAAIGALKGPLHGGANEGVIKMLQEIGELEHVDGYVEDALAQKKKIMGIGHRVYKVLDPRAPHLKEMAVRLSNELGEAKWIKMSERIAELMKDRKGLNANVDFYSATVYYSLGIPTDLFTPLFAIARMSGWTAHVLEQYADNKLFRPLSKYSGRWPEETTFKALEDRSS; translated from the coding sequence ATGTCCGCCACCCCCACCATCGCCCGCGGCCTCGAAGGCATCATCGCAGCTGAAACCCGCATCGGAGAAGTCATCGGCCAAGACGGCAAACTCATCTACTCCGGCTTCAACATCAATGACTTAGCCGGTCGCGTCTGTTACGAGGAAGTCATCTACCTGCTCTGGCACAATCGCCTCCCCGGAAAAAGCGAATTGGAACAACTCAAGACCGCCCTGGCCGCCGAACGGGAACTGCCCCAGTTCGTCATCGATTTCCTGCACAGCGCCCCCAAGTCGGCCAAGCCGATCGACGTCATGCGGACCGCCATCAGCATGTTGGGCTGTGTCGACACCGTCCGCCCCTTGCTCGACACCCCGGAAAACCAGCAAATCGCCATCAAATTGGTCGCGCAGATCGGAGTCATCGCGGCTTACTTCCACCGCGCGCGCCAACGGCTGGACTTACCCCCCGTTCGCAAAGACCTAGGCGAAGCAGCGCACTTCCTCTATCTCATGACCGGGGAGGAACCGGGTCCAGAAGCCGTCAAGACGCTGGATTTGGCCTACGTTCTCCATGCGGAACACGGCTTCAACGCATCCACCTTCACGGCCCGCGTGGTGGCCTCCACTTTGAGCGATGTCTACTCTGCCGTCTCCGCTGCCATCGGTGCCCTGAAAGGCCCTCTCCATGGCGGGGCCAACGAAGGCGTCATCAAAATGCTCCAGGAAATCGGTGAGCTGGAGCACGTCGATGGCTATGTCGAAGATGCCCTCGCGCAGAAAAAGAAAATCATGGGTATCGGTCACCGGGTCTACAAAGTGCTCGACCCGCGCGCGCCTCACCTCAAGGAAATGGCCGTCCGCCTCTCGAATGAACTGGGAGAGGCCAAATGGATCAAAATGTCCGAGCGGATCGCTGAACTCATGAAAGACCGCAAAGGCCTGAACGCCAACGTCGACTTCTACAGCGCCACCGTCTACTACAGCCTGGGCATCCCGACCGACCTCTTCACCCCGCTCTTCGCCATCGCGCGCATGTCTGGCTGGACCGCGCATGTGCTGGAGCAGTACGCGGATAACAAACTCTTTCGCCCGCTCAGCAAATACTCCGGTCGCTGGCCCGAAGAAACCACCTTCAAGGCCTTGGAAGACCGCTCCAGCTAG
- the sucD gene encoding succinate--CoA ligase subunit alpha has product MSILVNESTRVLVQGITGSFGGRHAKLSLDYGTQVVAGVTPGKGGQLFEDQVPIFDTVCEAAAETGATVSAIFVPPPFAADAILESVDAGLDLVIAITEGIPVVDMMKVREAMKGTPTRLIGPNCPGLVTPGTGPQSHGGCRIGIAPGYIHKRGSIGVVSRSGTLTYEAVFQLTQLGYGQSTCVGIGGDPINGTSHQEVLAMFEADPETEAVIMIGEIGGSAEEEAAAWYREHGSKPVAAFIAGATAPPGRRMGHAGAIISGGQGTAEAKKAALAEAGIAVAESPADMASTLVSLLSS; this is encoded by the coding sequence ATGTCCATTTTAGTCAACGAATCCACTCGCGTCCTCGTGCAGGGCATCACCGGCAGCTTTGGCGGTCGCCACGCCAAGCTTAGTCTCGACTACGGCACCCAAGTGGTGGCTGGGGTCACCCCGGGCAAGGGCGGCCAGCTCTTCGAGGACCAAGTCCCCATCTTCGACACCGTCTGTGAAGCGGCCGCCGAAACCGGGGCCACCGTCTCCGCCATCTTCGTCCCCCCGCCCTTCGCGGCCGACGCCATTCTGGAATCGGTGGATGCAGGGCTCGACCTCGTGATCGCGATCACAGAAGGCATTCCGGTGGTCGATATGATGAAAGTGCGCGAGGCCATGAAAGGCACCCCCACTCGCCTGATTGGCCCGAACTGCCCAGGGCTCGTGACGCCCGGCACCGGCCCGCAATCTCACGGTGGCTGCCGCATCGGGATCGCCCCCGGCTACATTCACAAGCGAGGCTCCATCGGCGTCGTTTCGCGCTCCGGCACCTTGACCTATGAAGCCGTCTTCCAACTGACCCAGCTCGGCTACGGCCAGAGCACCTGCGTCGGCATCGGAGGCGACCCCATCAATGGCACCTCCCATCAAGAAGTGCTCGCCATGTTCGAAGCCGATCCCGAGACCGAGGCTGTCATCATGATTGGAGAAATCGGCGGCAGCGCCGAAGAAGAGGCGGCCGCTTGGTATCGCGAACACGGCAGCAAACCTGTGGCGGCCTTCATCGCCGGCGCGACCGCCCCCCCCGGCCGCCGCATGGGCCACGCCGGGGCCATCATCTCGGGAGGCCAAGGCACCGCGGAAGCCAAGAAAGCCGCACTCGCCGAAGCTGGCATAGCGGTTGCAGAGAGTCCCGCTGACATGGCCTCCACCCTCGTCTCCCTTTTGTCCTCCTAA
- the sucC gene encoding ADP-forming succinate--CoA ligase subunit beta: MNIHEYQAKELFEKFGVPSPNGQVAHHPEEAQKAASALGTSDLVVKAQVHAGGRGKGTFKNGFQGGVHLVDSAEKAAEIAGKMLGETLVTHQTGEEGRLVNQVMVAESVEIAHEYYLAILMDRETRSPMIVASTEGGVNIEEVAETTPEKIIHQSVHPLLGLQAYEIRKIAAALRFGKEEGKQFAKLLKNLFRLFLECDCSMVEINPLVRTPDGRILALDAKFDFDDNALYRHPEIAALRDPSEEDPREVEASKYDLNYIGLDGSIACLVNGAGLAMATMDIIKFHGGNPANFLDVGGGASQEQVENAFKIILADPKVKGILINIFGGIMDCNVIAEGVVAAAQEVDLRIPLVVRLEGNNVEKGKETLAESGVALITASDLTDAAKKIVAAVSP; encoded by the coding sequence ATGAACATTCACGAGTATCAAGCCAAAGAACTCTTCGAGAAATTCGGCGTTCCCTCCCCTAACGGACAAGTGGCCCACCACCCCGAGGAAGCCCAAAAAGCCGCCTCCGCCCTCGGCACGAGCGATCTCGTGGTCAAGGCCCAAGTCCACGCCGGAGGACGGGGAAAAGGCACCTTCAAGAACGGTTTCCAAGGCGGGGTTCACCTAGTCGATTCCGCCGAAAAGGCGGCCGAAATCGCCGGGAAGATGCTGGGCGAAACCCTCGTCACCCACCAAACCGGAGAGGAAGGCCGTTTGGTCAATCAGGTCATGGTGGCGGAGTCGGTCGAGATCGCTCACGAATACTACCTCGCCATCCTCATGGACCGCGAAACCCGAAGCCCCATGATCGTGGCCTCGACCGAAGGCGGGGTGAACATCGAAGAGGTGGCCGAAACGACCCCGGAGAAAATCATTCATCAGTCGGTCCACCCCCTGCTCGGGCTGCAAGCCTACGAGATCCGCAAGATCGCGGCCGCCCTCCGCTTCGGGAAAGAAGAGGGCAAGCAATTCGCCAAGCTGCTCAAAAATCTCTTCCGGCTCTTTTTGGAATGCGATTGCTCCATGGTGGAAATCAACCCCCTCGTCCGCACGCCCGATGGCCGCATCCTCGCTCTCGATGCCAAGTTCGACTTCGATGACAACGCGCTCTACCGCCATCCCGAAATCGCCGCCCTGCGGGACCCCAGTGAGGAAGACCCCCGCGAGGTGGAAGCTTCCAAGTATGACCTGAACTACATCGGTCTCGACGGCAGCATCGCCTGCCTCGTCAATGGCGCCGGCCTCGCCATGGCCACCATGGACATCATCAAATTCCACGGAGGCAACCCAGCCAACTTCCTCGACGTCGGCGGAGGCGCCAGCCAGGAACAAGTCGAAAACGCCTTCAAAATCATCCTGGCGGACCCCAAAGTGAAAGGCATCCTCATCAACATCTTCGGCGGCATCATGGACTGCAATGTCATCGCCGAAGGCGTGGTCGCGGCCGCCCAAGAAGTCGATCTCCGCATCCCCTTGGTCGTCCGTCTCGAGGGCAACAACGTCGAAAAGGGGAAAGAAACGCTCGCCGAGAGTGGCGTGGCCCTCATCACCGCGAGCGACCTCACGGACGCCGCCAAAAAAATTGTGGCCGCCGTTTCTCCCTAG
- a CDS encoding RNA pseudouridine synthase — translation MPRELSSTGKFFDPDFQVIEESSQWMAVAKPPHLQVHPSKPGDPPTLWDGLQELLVYDLANGGQISLINRLDRETSGVVLVAKTRQAARELALAMERREFQKHYLALVHGWPTWEEHCHRGPLRPQHEVGPFQIYVKQVVAPGGRACQTTFRVLERWNSPIGPLAAIQALPETGRMHQIRVHLSDLGHPLLGDKIYGPDETCYLDFIEKGWTSDLAKRLHHPRHALHAWRLHWRKHRWEALWPKDLERWWQPERLPDCSLDGQSAAP, via the coding sequence GTGCCTCGCGAATTGTCTTCCACTGGCAAATTCTTCGATCCCGACTTCCAAGTGATCGAAGAAAGCTCCCAGTGGATGGCGGTCGCCAAGCCACCCCACCTGCAAGTTCACCCCAGCAAACCGGGCGATCCCCCCACACTCTGGGACGGCTTGCAGGAACTGCTCGTCTACGATCTCGCCAACGGCGGGCAAATCTCCCTCATCAACCGACTGGACCGGGAAACGAGCGGCGTGGTCCTGGTCGCGAAAACCCGCCAGGCAGCCCGCGAACTCGCCCTCGCGATGGAGCGCCGTGAATTCCAAAAACACTACCTCGCCCTCGTCCACGGCTGGCCCACCTGGGAAGAGCATTGCCACCGAGGGCCGCTCCGTCCCCAGCATGAAGTGGGACCTTTCCAAATCTACGTGAAGCAAGTCGTCGCGCCGGGAGGGAGAGCTTGTCAGACTACCTTTCGGGTCCTCGAGCGCTGGAACTCCCCCATCGGACCGCTGGCCGCCATCCAGGCCCTCCCCGAGACCGGCCGGATGCATCAGATCCGGGTCCACTTGAGCGACTTGGGGCATCCGCTGCTGGGAGACAAAATCTATGGTCCAGATGAAACCTGCTACCTGGACTTCATTGAAAAGGGGTGGACCAGCGACTTGGCCAAGCGGCTTCATCACCCTCGCCATGCCCTCCACGCCTGGCGACTTCATTGGAGGAAGCACCGCTGGGAGGCCCTCTGGCCCAAGGATTTGGAAAGATGGTGGCAGCCGGAACGATTGCCCGATTGCTCTCTTGACGGGCAATCGGCCGCTCCCTAA
- a CDS encoding ABC transporter ATP-binding protein, producing the protein MIQARKLTRRYRSAPGEQPLTALDHVSLEIQRGAFVAVRGASGSGKSTLMHLLGGLDTASDGELVVDGVPLHKASEKELTRFRRERVGFIFQFFNLLPGMSVTENVGLPLRLAGVSAGQSDRKAEAVLERVGLSERRRHRLHQLSGGEIQRAAVARALVHEPRLLLADEPTGNLDSDNAERVLALFQELHAAGDLTVVFVTHSRDIAERAEREIRMKDGRLAAPTESLSRSPAGV; encoded by the coding sequence GTGATCCAAGCCCGCAAGCTCACACGCCGTTACCGCAGCGCTCCAGGGGAACAACCCTTGACGGCACTCGATCACGTTTCCCTCGAAATCCAGCGCGGGGCTTTCGTGGCGGTTCGCGGTGCCAGTGGCAGTGGGAAAAGCACTTTGATGCACCTTTTAGGAGGCTTGGACACCGCGAGTGATGGCGAATTGGTGGTGGATGGGGTGCCTTTGCACAAGGCTTCTGAAAAGGAGCTGACGCGCTTTCGCCGCGAGCGGGTGGGGTTCATTTTCCAGTTTTTCAATCTGCTCCCAGGGATGAGTGTGACCGAGAATGTGGGGCTGCCGCTACGATTAGCCGGGGTCTCCGCCGGTCAGAGCGACCGGAAGGCGGAGGCCGTTTTGGAGAGAGTGGGGCTGAGCGAGCGGCGCCGCCACCGCCTGCATCAACTGAGTGGGGGCGAGATCCAGCGGGCGGCCGTGGCCCGAGCCTTGGTGCACGAGCCGCGGTTGCTTTTGGCGGACGAGCCGACTGGCAATTTGGATAGCGACAATGCCGAGCGGGTCCTGGCTCTTTTTCAGGAGCTGCACGCGGCCGGGGACCTGACGGTGGTTTTCGTGACTCACAGCCGGGATATTGCGGAGCGGGCGGAGCGCGAAATCCGCATGAAGGACGGGCGCTTGGCGGCTCCGACGGAGTCGCTCAGTAGGTCACCCGCAGGAGTGTGA
- the truA gene encoding tRNA pseudouridine(38-40) synthase TruA: MPEDLQPNSLSQRIRLTVAYDGRPYQGWQSQPSGHTIQDHLERALEAVAGQRLRVHASGRTDSGVHALGQTIHFDAPSDSRLQPKNWLAALNSHLPRTIRIMDAERRGPDFHARFSAQAKTYRYRLYVGHVLPPQLAGMAWHLREMPELSTLLATSDLLLGRHDFSAFAANRSDGSDAAHGSGQNERTISSARWLIGDEGLFFDITGDGFLYRMVRLIVGALLRTAEGQMDVAEFGALLDQPRDRPLKKSPFCAPADGLTLLRVTY, from the coding sequence ATGCCCGAAGACCTGCAACCCAACTCGCTTAGCCAACGGATCCGGCTGACGGTTGCCTACGATGGCCGCCCTTACCAAGGCTGGCAGAGCCAACCCTCCGGTCACACCATCCAAGACCACCTCGAACGCGCCCTGGAAGCCGTGGCCGGCCAGCGCCTGCGCGTGCACGCCTCGGGCCGGACGGACAGCGGCGTCCACGCGCTCGGCCAAACCATCCATTTCGACGCACCGAGTGACAGTCGCTTGCAACCAAAAAATTGGCTGGCCGCGCTCAACAGTCATCTTCCCCGCACCATTCGGATCATGGACGCCGAGCGACGTGGCCCCGATTTCCACGCCCGTTTCAGCGCGCAAGCCAAGACCTACCGCTACCGACTCTATGTAGGCCACGTGCTCCCGCCGCAGTTGGCCGGCATGGCCTGGCACCTGCGAGAGATGCCCGAGCTCTCGACCCTTCTGGCCACGAGCGATCTTCTTTTGGGCCGACATGACTTCTCCGCCTTCGCGGCCAACCGAAGCGATGGCAGTGACGCCGCCCATGGCAGCGGCCAGAATGAACGAACCATCAGTTCAGCCCGTTGGCTCATCGGCGATGAGGGGCTCTTTTTCGACATCACGGGGGATGGCTTTCTCTACCGCATGGTCCGGCTCATCGTCGGCGCCCTGCTCCGCACGGCCGAGGGCCAAATGGACGTGGCCGAATTTGGAGCTCTACTAGATCAACCTCGAGATAGGCCCCTCAAAAAGAGTCCTTTCTGCGCCCCGGCCGACGGTCTCACACTCCTGCGGGTGACCTACTGA
- the ruvX gene encoding Holliday junction resolvase RuvX, translating into MNPEKANVLGIDHGEARLGLAITDGLGLLAHPLETIHRRSTDAMARIQEIVSERSISIIVLGLPLLRDGQEGPAAKKVRRFGEALRRRLKGIALLYVDESFTTLAASEKMRSAGKRSHQQNEHIDQAAAVEILEDYLQQP; encoded by the coding sequence CTGAATCCGGAAAAAGCCAACGTCCTAGGGATCGACCACGGGGAGGCCCGCCTGGGTCTCGCCATCACCGATGGCCTCGGACTGCTAGCTCATCCGCTCGAGACCATCCATCGCCGCTCGACCGATGCCATGGCTCGCATCCAAGAGATCGTGAGCGAGCGCTCCATCTCCATCATTGTCCTGGGGCTCCCCCTTCTGCGGGACGGCCAGGAGGGCCCCGCCGCAAAAAAGGTTCGAAGATTTGGGGAGGCCCTTCGTCGGAGGCTGAAAGGGATCGCCCTGCTCTACGTCGACGAAAGTTTCACCACTCTCGCGGCCTCGGAAAAGATGCGCTCCGCCGGAAAACGAAGTCACCAGCAAAATGAGCACATCGATCAAGCAGCCGCCGTTGAAATCCTCGAGGACTACCTCCAGCAGCCCTAG
- a CDS encoding mannose-1-phosphate guanylyltransferase translates to MPSSENTYALILAGGSGTRFWPLSRDASPKQLLRLFGEETLLEQTIQRLEGLVPLENIFILTNALQEAAVRQIASQIPAENIVAEPAKRDTAPAIALGIGLVAARNPQATMMVLPSDQLIQDVASFQTVLGDALSIAEGSDSLVTIGIKPTWACPSYGYVEREKPAALSGIEHSTPAFEVKRFREKPDPALAESFLEQGNFSWNAGMFIWSVKSVVHQLRLHSSELADFVGEIQQAQEVLATIDRQFGQLTPISIDYALMEKADHVLNLEATFDWDDVGSWLSVGKYLPDQDGNATNQPLKQIDSGDNIVFNAESQTIALLGVQDLIVVNTGDAVLVAHKSKADGIKKIVEQLPQELR, encoded by the coding sequence ATGCCCAGCTCCGAAAACACCTATGCCCTCATCCTGGCGGGCGGAAGCGGGACTCGCTTCTGGCCCCTGAGCCGCGACGCCAGCCCCAAACAGCTCCTCCGGCTCTTCGGGGAGGAAACCCTCCTGGAGCAGACAATCCAACGCCTCGAAGGGCTGGTTCCCTTGGAAAACATCTTCATCCTAACCAATGCCCTGCAGGAGGCAGCCGTCCGCCAAATCGCCTCCCAGATCCCGGCCGAAAACATCGTGGCCGAGCCAGCCAAGCGGGACACGGCTCCGGCCATCGCCCTCGGGATCGGCCTGGTCGCGGCCCGCAACCCGCAGGCCACCATGATGGTGCTGCCCTCCGATCAGTTGATCCAAGACGTGGCTTCCTTTCAGACCGTCTTGGGCGATGCCCTCTCGATCGCAGAAGGCTCCGATTCTCTCGTCACCATTGGGATCAAGCCGACCTGGGCCTGCCCCAGCTACGGGTATGTCGAACGGGAAAAGCCGGCCGCCCTTTCCGGGATAGAACACAGCACACCGGCCTTTGAAGTGAAACGCTTCCGAGAAAAACCCGACCCGGCCCTGGCCGAGTCTTTCCTGGAACAGGGAAACTTCAGCTGGAACGCGGGGATGTTCATTTGGTCGGTCAAGAGCGTGGTGCACCAGCTCCGTCTTCACTCCAGTGAGCTGGCAGACTTTGTGGGAGAGATCCAACAAGCACAGGAGGTCCTCGCCACCATCGATCGCCAATTTGGCCAGCTCACACCCATCTCCATCGACTACGCCCTCATGGAAAAGGCGGACCACGTCCTGAATTTGGAAGCCACCTTCGACTGGGATGACGTCGGCTCCTGGCTCTCGGTCGGGAAATATCTCCCGGACCAGGACGGCAACGCCACCAATCAGCCGCTCAAACAAATCGACTCGGGCGACAACATCGTCTTCAACGCCGAGAGCCAAACCATCGCTCTCCTGGGAGTGCAGGACCTCATTGTGGTCAACACCGGCGATGCCGTGCTCGTGGCGCACAAGAGCAAGGCGGACGGCATCAAAAAAATCGTGGAGCAGCTCCCCCAAGAACTCCGCTGA